Proteins encoded in a region of the Rutidosis leptorrhynchoides isolate AG116_Rl617_1_P2 chromosome 9, CSIRO_AGI_Rlap_v1, whole genome shotgun sequence genome:
- the LOC139868365 gene encoding uncharacterized protein: protein MKPKQSIAVTLNKQYDIEKQEYPMDFSQADRDHLKRELDVYYVIMRRDEQFANLNGISDLARLMVKTEKDISFRYVYRLLKLALVLPVATATVERCFSTMKLLKSYLRNRMNDDFLNGCLLGAIEREALARVKDETIMNRFQRMKYRRGQL from the coding sequence ATGAAGCCAAAGCAATCTATAGCTGTTACTCTTAATAAGCAATATGATATTGAGAAGCAAGAGTATCCAATGGATTTTAGTCAAGCTGATAGAGATCATCTTAAGCGTGAACTTGATGTCTACTATGTGATTATGCGGCGCGATGAACAATTTGCCAACCTAAACGGGATTAGCGACCTAGCTAGATTGATGGTTAAAACTGAAAAAGATATATCATTTCGCTATGTCTACCGGTTATTAAAGCTTGCCTTGGTTTTGCCTGTTGCAACTGCAACAGTAGAGAGGTGTTTTTCGACAATGAAGCTTCTAAAATCATATTTGCGTAATCGAATGAATGATGATTTCTTAAATGGTTGTCTTCTTGGTGCCATAGAAAGAGAAGCGCTTGCTAGAGTTAAAGATGAAACAATTATGAATCGTTTCCAACGAATGAAATATCGTAGGGGACAATTGTAA